A genomic region of Oncorhynchus mykiss isolate Arlee chromosome 2, USDA_OmykA_1.1, whole genome shotgun sequence contains the following coding sequences:
- the LOC110500984 gene encoding transmembrane protein 178B isoform X1 encodes MSAMRTLTVAGLFLAFCALGLIAVAICTDNWYETDARRHRERCKNYSNKRNDPGFIYISNQNLPLRMLPKENNVERKGSSGGLLLRAKRHFLPPAPAMESLCSRQYNSTISGLWRKCHREGFDLETEDLIFKGLVQRCTPIKYYYYSLALPRKLSINIIKTIRQDEWHALHLQRMTASFIGMAVSIILFGWVIGALGCCQQHDLMQYVAGLLFLMGGTCCIISLCTCVAGINFQLSRYPRYMYGIPEDISHGYGWSMFCAWGGLGLTLLAGFLCTLAPSLYPPVPHTMVERLQRKPRHENGCV; translated from the exons ATGTCTGCTATGAGGACGTTGACGGTCGCGGGATTGTTTCTGGCGTTTTGCGCGTTGGGACTCATAGCAGTCGCAATATGTACTGACAATTGGTACGAGACGGATGCAAGGAGGCACAGGGAACGTTGTAAGAATTATTCCAACAAAAGGAACGACCCTGGATTCATCTATATCTCCAACCAGAACCTCCCACTCCGTATGCTACCGAAGGAGAATAACGTGGAGAGGAAGGGGTCGAGTGGAGGACTCCTCCTGCGGGCTAAGCGGCACTTCTTGCCCCCCGCCCCGGCCATGGAGTCCCTCTGCAGTCGGCAGTACAACTCCACCATCTCCGGGCTGTGGAGGAAATGTCATCGGGAGGGATTCGACCTGGAGACAGAGGATCTCATCTTTAAAG GTTTAGTTCAGCGCTGCACAccaataaaatactactactattctTTAGCCCTCCCCAGAAAGCTGAGCATCAATATAATCAAGACTATTCGTCAGGATGAGTGGCACGCACTCC ACCTGCAGAGAATGACAGCCAGTTTTATCGGCATGGCTGTGTCCATCATCCTGTTTGGCTGGGTGATCGGAGCTCTGGGCTGCTGTCAGCAGCATGACCTGATGCAGTACGTAGCGGGACTGCTCTTTCTCATGGGAG GAACGTGCTGTATCATCTCTCTGTGTACATGTGTAGCAGGGATTAACTTCCAACTGTCCCGTTATCCTCGCTACATGTATGGGATCCCAGAGGACATCAGTCACGGATACGGCTGGTCCATGTTCTGCGCATGGGGGGGCCTAGGTCTCACCCTATTGGCCGGCTTCCTGTGCACGCTGGCTCCTTCCCTCTACCCCCCCGTGCCTCACACTATGGTAGAGAGGCTGCAACGCAAGCCTCGACATGAGAACGGCTGTGTGTga
- the spi1a gene encoding transcription factor PU.1a isoform X2: MGSLSIKPAEHGWEYHSDRGMHQSDMLEISSQGNHLTELQSVHSQQLLHPYRYPDTDTLHLPLADPGLGPLTLTSQMPYYNHTVYYQQQAPVSPSYYCSEEEEPVGHSPPLEVSEGEEEDYGDHVPFGGDSGNKRKIRLYQFLLDMLKNGDMKDSMWWVDREKGIFQFSSKNKETLANRWGTQKGNRKRMTYQKMARALRNYGKTGEIRKVKKKLTYQFSPEVLRKVSTTERRHYPH; this comes from the exons ATGGGCAGTCTCTCTATAAAGCCTGCAG AGCATGGCTGGGAGTACCACTCTGACAGGGGCATGCATCAGAGTGACATGTTGGAAATCTCCTCACAAGGGAAtcatctgacagagctccagagtgtcCATTCCCAACAGCTCCTCCACCCTTATCGCTACCCCGATACCGACACCCTCCACCTGCCACTAGCAGACCCAGGACTgggacccctaaccctaacctcacag ATGCCGTACTACAACCACACAGTGTATTACCAGCAACAGGCCCCTGTGTCCCCTAGTTACTACTGCTCAGAGGAGGAGGAACCTGTGGGCCACAGTCCCCCACTGGAGGTATCTGAGGGTGAAGAAGAGGACTATGGAGACCATGTCCCTTTTGGGGGAGACTCCG GTAACAAGAGGAAGATCCGGCTGTACCAGTTCCTCCTGGACATGCTGAAGAACGGAGACATGAAGGACAGTATGTGGtgggtggacagagagaaaggaatcTTCCAGTTCTCCTCTAAAAACAAGGAGACTCTGGCCAATCGCTGGGGCACGCAGAAAGGGAACAGGAAGAGGATGACATATCAGAAGATGGCCAGGGCCCTGCGGAACTACGGCAAGACTGGAGAAATCAGAAAGGTCAAGAAGAAACTGACCTACCAGTTCAGTCCGGAGGTACTGAGGAAAGTCTCGACTACAGAGAGGAGGCACTACCCTCACTAG
- the LOC110500984 gene encoding transmembrane protein 178B isoform X2, whose translation MICISSVCCSTMWDWFHSLQVFICRGTYTTDPPATETQEQQKATAANLTDHNTHSSSPPEAPQRNNPGYRKPWKVGGLVQRCTPIKYYYYSLALPRKLSINIIKTIRQDEWHALHLQRMTASFIGMAVSIILFGWVIGALGCCQQHDLMQYVAGLLFLMGGTCCIISLCTCVAGINFQLSRYPRYMYGIPEDISHGYGWSMFCAWGGLGLTLLAGFLCTLAPSLYPPVPHTMVERLQRKPRHENGCV comes from the exons ATGATCTGTATCAGTTCTGTGTGTTGTTCAACAATGTGGGATTGGTTTCACAGCCTGCAGGTCTTTATCTGTCGGGGCACATATACTACAGATCCTCCTGCCACAGAGACACAGGAGCAGCAAAAGGCCACAGCAGCCAACCTCACcgaccacaacacacacagctcatCTCCACCTGAGGCCCCACAGAGAAACAACCCTGGCTACCGGAAACCGTGGAAAGTAGGCG GTTTAGTTCAGCGCTGCACAccaataaaatactactactattctTTAGCCCTCCCCAGAAAGCTGAGCATCAATATAATCAAGACTATTCGTCAGGATGAGTGGCACGCACTCC ACCTGCAGAGAATGACAGCCAGTTTTATCGGCATGGCTGTGTCCATCATCCTGTTTGGCTGGGTGATCGGAGCTCTGGGCTGCTGTCAGCAGCATGACCTGATGCAGTACGTAGCGGGACTGCTCTTTCTCATGGGAG GAACGTGCTGTATCATCTCTCTGTGTACATGTGTAGCAGGGATTAACTTCCAACTGTCCCGTTATCCTCGCTACATGTATGGGATCCCAGAGGACATCAGTCACGGATACGGCTGGTCCATGTTCTGCGCATGGGGGGGCCTAGGTCTCACCCTATTGGCCGGCTTCCTGTGCACGCTGGCTCCTTCCCTCTACCCCCCCGTGCCTCACACTATGGTAGAGAGGCTGCAACGCAAGCCTCGACATGAGAACGGCTGTGTGTga
- the spi1a gene encoding transcription factor PU.1a isoform X1, producing the protein MSFASEEIIPYDPEIYRSPAELYSYLTNVGELHDEHGWEYHSDRGMHQSDMLEISSQGNHLTELQSVHSQQLLHPYRYPDTDTLHLPLADPGLGPLTLTSQMPYYNHTVYYQQQAPVSPSYYCSEEEEPVGHSPPLEVSEGEEEDYGDHVPFGGDSGNKRKIRLYQFLLDMLKNGDMKDSMWWVDREKGIFQFSSKNKETLANRWGTQKGNRKRMTYQKMARALRNYGKTGEIRKVKKKLTYQFSPEVLRKVSTTERRHYPH; encoded by the exons ATGTCCTTT GCATCTGAAGAAATAATCCCATATGATCCTGAGATTTATCGATCACCAGCGGAGTTATACTCATATCTCACCAATGTCGGAGAACTTCACGATG AGCATGGCTGGGAGTACCACTCTGACAGGGGCATGCATCAGAGTGACATGTTGGAAATCTCCTCACAAGGGAAtcatctgacagagctccagagtgtcCATTCCCAACAGCTCCTCCACCCTTATCGCTACCCCGATACCGACACCCTCCACCTGCCACTAGCAGACCCAGGACTgggacccctaaccctaacctcacag ATGCCGTACTACAACCACACAGTGTATTACCAGCAACAGGCCCCTGTGTCCCCTAGTTACTACTGCTCAGAGGAGGAGGAACCTGTGGGCCACAGTCCCCCACTGGAGGTATCTGAGGGTGAAGAAGAGGACTATGGAGACCATGTCCCTTTTGGGGGAGACTCCG GTAACAAGAGGAAGATCCGGCTGTACCAGTTCCTCCTGGACATGCTGAAGAACGGAGACATGAAGGACAGTATGTGGtgggtggacagagagaaaggaatcTTCCAGTTCTCCTCTAAAAACAAGGAGACTCTGGCCAATCGCTGGGGCACGCAGAAAGGGAACAGGAAGAGGATGACATATCAGAAGATGGCCAGGGCCCTGCGGAACTACGGCAAGACTGGAGAAATCAGAAAGGTCAAGAAGAAACTGACCTACCAGTTCAGTCCGGAGGTACTGAGGAAAGTCTCGACTACAGAGAGGAGGCACTACCCTCACTAG